One Bradyrhizobium sp. CCGB12 genomic window carries:
- a CDS encoding aspartate ammonia-lyase: protein MSRTEQDFLGQREIADDIYYGVQTIRGKENFHITGIPMNQEPYFVKALGYVKKAAAMANRDLGAIDAKVADAIILGCDRVIAGDMMDQFVTDFIQGGAGTSTNMNANEVIANLALESLGFGKGDYQHVSPNDHVNYGQSTNDTYPTAFRLALILRLESYMTALRQLQEAFFAKGREFDRVLKMGRTHLQDAVPMSLGAEFRGWGTTIGEEVDRISEARALLREINLGATAIGTSVTAAVGYPKLAVRHLSALTGVDFILAGDLVEATSDTGAYVQLSGVLKRTASKLTKICNDIRLLASGPRAGFNEINLPQLQPGSSIMPGKVNPVIPEVVNQTSFLVIGLDTTVTLAASAGQLQLNVMEPVISFALFFSIRTMERAVNSLRENCVVGITANEEHTRNMVLNSLGIVTVLKPLLGYKQCAEIAREGYKSGKSLHQIVVVERKLLTQDKWDEMFSFERLINPDLVG, encoded by the coding sequence ATGAGCCGTACGGAGCAGGATTTCCTCGGACAGCGTGAGATCGCCGACGACATCTATTACGGCGTCCAGACCATCCGCGGGAAGGAGAACTTCCACATCACCGGCATTCCGATGAACCAGGAGCCTTACTTCGTGAAGGCGCTTGGTTACGTCAAGAAGGCCGCCGCCATGGCCAATCGCGATCTCGGCGCGATCGACGCCAAGGTCGCGGATGCGATCATCCTGGGCTGCGACCGCGTCATCGCCGGCGACATGATGGACCAGTTCGTCACCGACTTCATCCAGGGCGGCGCCGGCACGTCGACCAACATGAACGCCAACGAGGTGATCGCCAACCTCGCGCTGGAATCGCTCGGTTTTGGCAAGGGCGACTACCAGCATGTCAGCCCCAACGATCACGTCAATTACGGCCAGTCCACCAACGACACCTATCCGACGGCCTTTCGTCTGGCGCTGATCCTGCGGCTCGAGAGCTACATGACGGCGCTGCGCCAGCTTCAGGAGGCCTTCTTCGCCAAGGGTCGCGAGTTCGACCGCGTGCTGAAGATGGGACGCACGCATCTCCAGGACGCCGTGCCGATGTCGCTCGGCGCGGAATTCCGGGGATGGGGCACCACGATCGGCGAGGAGGTCGATCGCATCTCCGAGGCGCGCGCACTGCTGCGCGAGATCAATCTCGGCGCCACCGCGATCGGCACCTCCGTGACCGCGGCCGTCGGCTATCCCAAGCTCGCGGTCCGGCATCTGAGCGCGCTGACCGGCGTCGACTTCATCCTCGCCGGCGATCTCGTCGAGGCGACCTCGGACACCGGCGCCTATGTGCAGCTCTCGGGTGTCCTCAAGCGCACGGCGAGCAAGCTGACGAAGATCTGCAACGACATCCGCTTGCTCGCCTCCGGCCCGCGCGCCGGCTTCAACGAGATCAACCTGCCGCAGCTTCAGCCGGGCTCTTCGATCATGCCCGGCAAGGTCAACCCTGTCATCCCCGAGGTGGTCAACCAGACCAGCTTCCTGGTCATCGGCCTCGACACCACGGTGACGCTGGCGGCCTCAGCCGGCCAGCTCCAGCTCAACGTGATGGAGCCGGTGATCTCGTTCGCGCTGTTCTTCTCGATCCGCACCATGGAGCGTGCGGTCAACAGCCTGCGCGAGAATTGCGTCGTCGGCATCACCGCCAACGAGGAGCACACCCGCAACATGGTGCTGAACTCTCTCGGTATCGTCACCGTGCTGAAGCCGCTGCTCGGCTACAAGCAGTGCGCGGAGATCGCGCGCGAGGGTTACAAGAGCGGCAAGTCGTTGCACCAGATCGTGGTGGTCGAGCGCAAGCTGTTGACGCAGGACAAGTGGGACGAGATGTTCTCGTTCGAGCGGCTGATCAATCCGGATTTGGTTGGGTAG
- a CDS encoding nitronate monooxygenase family protein, whose amino-acid sequence MSMPALFKGRLSIPVIGSPLFIISVPDLVIAQCKAGVVGSFPALNARPPELLDEWLARTTEELAAYDRAHPDKPSAPFAVNQIVHKSNNRLDHDMQLCAKYKVPMIISSLGAREELNQAVHGWGGIVFHDVINQKFAHKAIEKGADGLILVAAGAGGHAGTISPLAFVAETRKWFDGPIALSGAIGNGKAIRAARVLGADFAYIGSAFIATKEANAVERYKEMIAGSSADDIVYSNLFTGVHGNYLKPSIQAAGMDPENLPTSDPSKMNFGTDASGERAKPKAWKEIWGSGQGIGSVDGVVPAAELIARFKKEYDEAIDPPL is encoded by the coding sequence ATGTCCATGCCTGCCTTGTTCAAGGGACGACTGTCGATCCCTGTGATCGGTTCGCCGCTCTTCATCATCTCGGTGCCCGATCTCGTGATCGCGCAGTGCAAGGCGGGTGTGGTCGGCTCGTTTCCGGCGCTGAACGCGCGGCCGCCGGAGTTGCTCGACGAATGGCTGGCGCGGACCACCGAGGAGCTCGCGGCCTATGACCGCGCGCATCCGGACAAGCCGTCGGCGCCGTTCGCGGTCAACCAGATCGTGCACAAGTCGAACAACCGTCTCGACCACGACATGCAGCTCTGCGCCAAGTACAAGGTGCCGATGATCATCTCCTCGCTCGGTGCACGCGAGGAGCTGAACCAGGCCGTGCACGGCTGGGGCGGCATCGTCTTCCACGATGTGATCAACCAGAAATTCGCGCACAAGGCGATCGAGAAAGGCGCCGACGGCCTGATCCTGGTTGCGGCCGGCGCCGGCGGTCATGCCGGCACCATCTCGCCACTCGCTTTCGTGGCCGAGACGCGAAAGTGGTTCGACGGCCCGATCGCGCTGTCGGGCGCGATCGGCAACGGCAAGGCAATCCGCGCCGCGCGCGTCCTCGGTGCAGACTTCGCCTATATCGGCTCGGCCTTCATCGCGACCAAGGAAGCCAACGCGGTCGAGCGCTACAAGGAGATGATCGCCGGCTCGAGCGCCGACGACATCGTCTATTCCAACCTCTTCACCGGCGTGCACGGCAACTACCTGAAGCCTTCGATCCAAGCCGCCGGCATGGATCCGGAAAACCTGCCGACCTCCGATCCCTCCAAGATGAACTTCGGCACCGACGCCTCCGGCGAACGCGCCAAGCCGAAGGCCTGGAAGGAGATCTGGGGCTCGGGTCAGGGCATCGGCAGTGTCGATGGCGTCGTGCCCGCCGCCGAGCTGATCGCGCGGTTCAAGAAGGAATACGACGAAGCGATCGATCCGCCGCTGTGA
- a CDS encoding thioesterase family protein — translation MPPIYRVDGNNVVTSPDAAGPWDRRMQHGSAPASLVTWAAERIPTPVAMDIARVTIDLMRPVPVAPLTIATEVLREGRKIQLCAIKLLADGVQVVGATVLKIRRQALTLPDDVKELPVTLPWPEDSLVEDGHAASSPFVRSVSMRAARGRFGQAGAGAIWFRVDHPLIAGEEVSQAMRAVVAADFSNGTASTLDFRAWTYINADLTVSFARQPVGEWILLDGDSWIGPDGAGLAMSRLADRQGYFGRAVQSLVIEKR, via the coding sequence ATGCCCCCCATCTACCGCGTCGATGGCAACAATGTCGTCACCAGCCCGGACGCCGCCGGTCCCTGGGACCGGCGCATGCAGCACGGCTCAGCGCCCGCTTCGCTGGTGACGTGGGCGGCCGAACGCATTCCGACGCCTGTTGCGATGGACATCGCACGGGTCACGATCGATCTGATGCGCCCGGTGCCGGTCGCGCCGCTCACGATCGCGACCGAGGTATTGCGTGAGGGCCGCAAGATCCAGCTCTGCGCCATCAAGCTGCTGGCCGACGGTGTGCAGGTGGTCGGCGCCACCGTGCTCAAGATCAGGCGCCAGGCGCTGACGCTGCCCGACGACGTCAAGGAGCTGCCGGTCACGCTGCCGTGGCCCGAGGACTCGCTGGTCGAGGACGGCCACGCCGCCTCCAGCCCGTTCGTGCGATCGGTCTCGATGCGCGCCGCGCGCGGCCGCTTCGGCCAGGCCGGCGCCGGCGCGATCTGGTTTCGCGTCGACCATCCGCTGATCGCAGGCGAAGAGGTTTCGCAGGCGATGCGCGCCGTGGTCGCCGCCGACTTCTCCAACGGCACCGCCTCCACGCTCGACTTTCGCGCCTGGACCTACATCAACGCCGACCTCACCGTGAGCTTCGCGCGCCAGCCGGTCGGCGAGTGGATCCTGCTCGATGGCGACTCCTGGATCGGCCCCGACGGCGCGGGCCTTGCGATGTCGCGGCTTGCGGACAGGCAGGGCTATTTCGGCCGCGCGGTGCAGAGTCTGGTGATCGAGAAGCGGTGA
- a CDS encoding AMP-binding protein, with the protein MPDPLHASSPACAQTLQALSRYPDRTAFAWPEGSLSYRGTIDLIGRIQGVFMRLGLQPGARVALLTANRADSWCAGVAAQLARLCITWLHPLGSQTDQLFQLEDSEAEMLVVDAAAFHDRGGELAAKATRLKAVFTMGPAGYGVDLLAATEGAGHASAQCLAGPNDLATLNYTGGTTGKSKGALRHHRENSGAAGAILADFEIPEAARYLAVAPMSHVAGTKVLPTLMRGGTVHMLKGFDPEAVLATIARERINFTLLVPTMIYVLLDQPALGRTDLSSLELVLYGASAMSPSRLVEGIERIGPVFSQLYGQTECYPVSVLRKKDHDPRTPELFLSCGFPISACEVKILDDDDQEVKTGEAGEICVRAPHVMAEYWKRPDVTAETLKNGWVHTGDIARKDERGYLFILDRKKDMIVSGGFNIFPREVEDVLSQHADVAMVAVVGIPDEKWGEAVTAIVVPREGARPDPEELINLVKTRKGSAHAPKQIQFVRQLPMTGVGKVDKKVLRAGFWSGRDRMVG; encoded by the coding sequence ATGCCCGATCCGCTCCACGCATCGTCTCCAGCTTGCGCCCAGACGCTACAGGCGCTGTCGCGCTATCCCGACCGCACCGCTTTCGCCTGGCCTGAGGGATCGCTGAGCTATCGGGGCACCATCGACCTGATCGGACGCATCCAGGGCGTATTCATGCGGCTTGGATTGCAGCCCGGCGCGCGCGTCGCCCTGCTCACCGCGAACCGCGCCGACAGCTGGTGCGCCGGTGTCGCGGCGCAATTGGCCCGGCTCTGCATCACCTGGCTGCATCCGCTGGGATCGCAGACAGACCAGCTGTTCCAGCTCGAGGATTCCGAAGCGGAAATGTTGGTCGTCGATGCCGCCGCCTTCCACGACCGCGGCGGCGAACTCGCCGCGAAGGCAACCCGGCTGAAGGCGGTCTTCACCATGGGGCCGGCCGGCTACGGGGTCGATCTGCTGGCGGCGACCGAGGGTGCGGGACACGCCAGCGCGCAGTGCCTCGCCGGCCCCAACGATCTCGCCACGCTGAACTACACCGGCGGCACGACCGGCAAATCCAAGGGAGCGCTGCGCCATCACCGCGAAAACAGCGGCGCCGCCGGCGCGATTCTCGCCGATTTCGAGATCCCCGAGGCCGCGCGCTATCTCGCGGTCGCGCCGATGAGCCACGTCGCAGGGACGAAGGTGCTGCCGACCTTGATGCGCGGCGGCACCGTGCACATGCTGAAGGGTTTCGACCCCGAAGCCGTGCTGGCCACGATCGCGCGCGAGCGCATCAACTTCACGCTGCTCGTGCCGACCATGATCTATGTGCTGCTCGATCAGCCCGCGCTCGGCAGGACCGACTTGTCCTCGCTCGAGCTCGTGCTCTATGGCGCTTCCGCGATGTCGCCGAGCCGGCTGGTCGAAGGCATCGAACGCATCGGGCCGGTGTTCTCGCAGCTTTACGGGCAGACCGAATGCTATCCTGTCTCGGTGCTGCGCAAGAAAGATCACGATCCCAGGACACCGGAGCTATTCCTGTCCTGCGGCTTTCCGATCTCGGCCTGCGAGGTGAAGATCCTCGACGACGACGATCAGGAGGTGAAGACGGGCGAAGCCGGCGAGATCTGCGTACGCGCTCCGCACGTGATGGCGGAGTACTGGAAACGGCCCGACGTCACCGCCGAGACGCTGAAGAACGGCTGGGTCCACACCGGCGATATCGCGCGCAAGGACGAGCGCGGCTACCTGTTCATCCTCGACCGTAAGAAGGACATGATCGTCTCCGGCGGCTTCAACATCTTCCCGCGCGAGGTCGAGGACGTGCTGTCGCAGCACGCCGACGTCGCAATGGTGGCTGTCGTCGGCATTCCCGACGAGAAATGGGGCGAGGCCGTCACCGCCATCGTCGTGCCGCGCGAGGGCGCAAGGCCCGATCCGGAGGAGCTGATCAATTTGGTGAAGACTCGGAAGGGCTCGGCGCATGCCCCCAAGCAGATCCAGTTCGTCAGGCAGCTGCCGATGACCGGCGTCGGCAAGGTCGACAAGAAGGTATTGCGTGCGGGCTTCTGGAGCGGGCGGGACCGGATGGTGGGGTAG
- a CDS encoding nitronate monooxygenase family protein encodes MPSDRLQRFRDRLSLPLIAAPMFLVSGVELMVGACRNGVIGSFPSANCRSAEQLGKWLTAIEARLRQHEEQTGRRAAPLCPNLIVHSSNARLEQDLAVLLRHRPEIVITSVGSPAPVLKPLQDTGALVLADVASIRHAERAAEAGADGLVLLTAGAGGQTGWINPFAFVRAIRAFYDGIIVLAGGISDGRALHAAEVLGCDLAYMGTKFIATRESMADDRYKRMLVESSADDVLLTTAFTGLQTSMLRPSIEAAGLDPDDLPAHGAIDIAEDIDVAAREKRPKRWRDIWSGGHSTSGVTDVPAVNDLVARTIAEYREAGGR; translated from the coding sequence GTGCCATCGGATCGACTGCAACGCTTCCGCGATCGCCTCAGTCTGCCGCTGATCGCGGCGCCGATGTTCCTGGTGTCGGGCGTCGAGCTGATGGTCGGAGCCTGCCGCAACGGCGTGATCGGCAGCTTTCCCAGCGCGAATTGCCGTAGCGCCGAACAGCTGGGCAAATGGCTCACTGCGATCGAAGCGCGGCTCCGGCAGCACGAGGAGCAAACCGGGCGCAGGGCCGCTCCGCTCTGCCCGAACCTGATCGTGCACAGCTCCAATGCCCGGCTTGAGCAGGATCTCGCAGTGCTGCTGCGGCACCGGCCGGAGATCGTCATCACGTCGGTCGGCTCGCCCGCGCCCGTACTGAAGCCGTTGCAAGACACCGGCGCCTTGGTGCTGGCGGATGTCGCTTCGATCCGCCACGCTGAACGCGCGGCGGAAGCAGGTGCCGACGGGTTGGTGCTGCTGACCGCTGGCGCCGGCGGCCAGACCGGCTGGATCAACCCATTCGCGTTCGTCCGCGCAATCCGGGCATTCTACGACGGCATCATCGTGCTCGCCGGCGGCATCAGCGACGGCCGCGCGCTGCATGCCGCAGAGGTGCTCGGCTGCGATCTCGCCTATATGGGCACGAAGTTCATCGCGACGCGGGAAAGCATGGCGGATGACCGCTACAAGCGGATGCTGGTCGAGAGCAGCGCCGACGATGTCCTGCTCACGACCGCGTTCACGGGGCTTCAGACCAGCATGCTGCGGCCGTCGATCGAGGCCGCAGGTCTCGATCCTGACGACCTGCCGGCGCATGGGGCGATCGACATCGCAGAGGACATCGACGTCGCGGCGCGCGAAAAGCGGCCGAAGCGCTGGCGCGATATCTGGAGTGGCGGGCATTCGACCTCGGGTGTCACGGACGTGCCCGCCGTCAACGATCTCGTTGCGCGGACGATCGCGGAATATCGCGAAGCAGGCGGGCGCTAG
- a CDS encoding DUF2235 domain-containing protein has protein sequence MPHLDGASNGDSAGPERVPSDTNAGGTAATAPSRRKLVLFADGTGNAFTTQESSVWRLYEALDHTRPDQIAYYIKGVGTAGWAPLAALDGATGIGVPSNVRKLYRFLCWNWREGDEIYIFGFSRGAFTARTLAALIASQGLVPAVIDKVAVSHAEMQRNTMSAWREYRKASVGYRSLPTIWIVRWIRDVLIYLYHLILGHRSYAKVREAMDGRKQIEIEFLGLFDTVEAFGVPIEELRLAIDWAIWPVSFRNHRLSRAAKHACHALALDDERTTFHPLRIDQSRLPDGQVVKEVWFAGVHSDIGGGYPESTLSFVPLVWMTEQIGNRLRFQAGTIEHFRAYQSAIGPMHDSRSGAAVLYRYGPRPISDRKEDGGSPVVHFAVVERMLHGCDNYAPLMLPANARVLLPDGEVLPLTKDETRKAMRSAYGARTGNAQKAAEADAFLAMSPPDAEMARQVLDTVWWRRVAYFSLVIALAILAAWPWIARAVVGSSKEHVLEDTVLLKWITAFDNGTGTVVKPFANLLASVLPSYAGPWLAIALYYPFLTTVLVAIIFVAWNRNAALRDSIQERARLAWYRPDRKASRGRVSKSGWLLAIGRWMRLHAWPVRMAFTNVLLPGIFLVAIFGSGLLLISRGYLDWLDGVGGICVSSASTRAVGDVPTTARDGELFSVGDFCWPSRLAVEKGRKYRVWIQMADPWFDRTIMTGPNGFKTPPDPTHRSAVPILRLYGADWFQPIVRIGARGSNNLPLLAVNNVPADELPRRVNATVPAYEDDTGDKYPIRVEDSAEFKQPDSELRRVWRPFGDFEPIPPKALPAARALWRRQGLSDLLVAEFVAPESGELFFYVNDAVQLFPRIIPLRFAPRWLVPLQGPRAQFYANNSGTATIRVQRLPAPPPAN, from the coding sequence ATGCCGCACCTTGATGGCGCATCGAACGGCGATTCTGCCGGACCGGAGCGCGTGCCCAGCGATACGAATGCCGGCGGGACCGCGGCCACAGCTCCATCGCGACGCAAACTGGTGCTGTTCGCCGACGGCACGGGCAACGCCTTCACCACCCAGGAATCCAGCGTCTGGCGACTCTATGAGGCGCTCGACCATACCCGGCCGGACCAGATCGCCTACTACATCAAGGGCGTCGGCACCGCCGGCTGGGCCCCGCTCGCCGCGCTCGACGGCGCCACCGGCATCGGCGTGCCCTCCAACGTCCGAAAGCTCTACCGCTTCCTGTGCTGGAATTGGCGGGAGGGCGACGAGATCTACATCTTCGGCTTCAGCCGCGGCGCATTCACGGCGCGCACGCTGGCGGCGCTGATCGCGAGCCAGGGCCTCGTGCCTGCGGTGATTGACAAGGTTGCGGTGTCGCATGCGGAAATGCAGCGCAACACGATGTCTGCTTGGCGTGAGTACCGCAAGGCGTCGGTGGGCTATCGCAGCCTGCCGACAATCTGGATCGTCCGCTGGATCCGCGACGTCCTGATCTATCTCTATCACCTCATCCTTGGACATCGCTCCTATGCCAAGGTCCGCGAGGCGATGGACGGCCGCAAGCAGATCGAGATTGAATTCCTCGGATTGTTCGACACGGTCGAAGCGTTCGGCGTACCGATCGAGGAGCTCCGCCTGGCGATCGACTGGGCAATCTGGCCGGTTTCCTTCCGCAATCACCGGCTGTCACGAGCGGCCAAGCACGCCTGCCATGCGCTCGCGCTCGACGACGAGCGCACCACCTTCCATCCACTGCGGATCGACCAGAGCCGCCTTCCGGACGGCCAGGTCGTCAAGGAGGTGTGGTTCGCAGGCGTTCATTCCGACATCGGCGGCGGCTATCCGGAATCCACGCTGTCCTTCGTGCCTCTGGTCTGGATGACCGAGCAGATCGGCAACCGGCTTCGCTTCCAGGCCGGCACGATCGAGCATTTCCGCGCGTACCAGTCGGCGATCGGCCCGATGCATGATTCACGCAGCGGCGCTGCGGTGCTGTATCGCTACGGCCCGCGGCCGATCTCGGACCGCAAGGAGGATGGCGGATCGCCCGTGGTGCATTTCGCCGTCGTCGAACGCATGCTGCACGGATGCGACAATTACGCACCGCTGATGCTTCCGGCCAATGCCAGGGTGCTGCTGCCGGATGGGGAGGTGTTGCCGCTCACCAAAGACGAGACCCGCAAGGCCATGAGGTCGGCCTATGGGGCGAGAACGGGGAATGCGCAGAAGGCGGCAGAGGCCGATGCCTTCCTGGCGATGAGCCCACCGGACGCCGAGATGGCCAGGCAGGTGCTCGACACCGTGTGGTGGCGCCGCGTGGCCTATTTCTCGCTGGTCATTGCGCTTGCCATATTGGCCGCATGGCCCTGGATCGCACGCGCGGTGGTAGGATCGTCCAAAGAGCACGTTCTCGAAGACACTGTCCTGCTGAAATGGATTACGGCGTTCGACAATGGCACGGGCACGGTCGTCAAACCATTCGCCAATCTCCTCGCCAGCGTCCTGCCATCCTATGCGGGGCCTTGGCTTGCCATCGCACTCTACTATCCCTTCCTCACCACGGTCCTTGTCGCCATCATATTTGTCGCCTGGAACAGGAACGCGGCGCTGCGCGACAGCATTCAAGAGCGCGCGCGACTGGCCTGGTACAGGCCCGACCGGAAGGCCTCCAGAGGCCGAGTGAGCAAATCGGGCTGGCTGCTCGCGATCGGCCGCTGGATGCGTCTGCACGCGTGGCCGGTGCGCATGGCATTCACCAACGTCCTGCTGCCGGGCATTTTCCTCGTCGCCATTTTTGGCTCCGGACTGCTGCTGATCTCTCGCGGCTATCTCGACTGGCTCGACGGCGTCGGCGGCATTTGCGTCAGCAGCGCATCTACGCGCGCGGTCGGCGACGTGCCGACAACGGCCCGTGACGGCGAGTTGTTCAGCGTCGGCGACTTTTGCTGGCCGAGCCGCCTCGCAGTCGAGAAGGGCCGCAAATACCGCGTCTGGATTCAAATGGCCGACCCGTGGTTCGACCGCACCATCATGACTGGCCCGAACGGCTTCAAGACCCCGCCGGATCCGACCCATCGCTCGGCCGTGCCGATCCTGCGGCTCTACGGCGCCGACTGGTTTCAGCCGATCGTGCGTATCGGCGCCAGAGGATCGAACAATCTGCCGCTGCTGGCCGTCAACAATGTCCCGGCCGACGAGTTGCCGCGGCGGGTCAATGCGACGGTGCCGGCATATGAGGACGACACGGGGGACAAATACCCCATCCGGGTCGAGGACTCCGCGGAGTTCAAGCAGCCGGACAGCGAACTGAGACGTGTCTGGCGTCCGTTCGGAGATTTCGAACCGATCCCGCCCAAGGCGCTGCCGGCGGCACGCGCGCTATGGCGCCGCCAGGGATTGTCCGATCTGCTCGTCGCGGAGTTCGTGGCTCCCGAGTCCGGCGAGTTGTTCTTCTATGTCAATGACGCGGTCCAGCTCTTCCCACGGATCATTCCCTTGCGGTTTGCGCCGCGATGGCTCGTCCCACTCCAGGGCCCCCGCGCCCAGTTCTATGCCAACAACAGCGGCACCGCGACGATCCGGGTCCAGCGGCTTCCGGCTCCGCCACCGGCCAACTAG
- a CDS encoding disulfide bond formation protein B — protein sequence MTTQSAAIPAFKPDSAGPALTASLLVTLIAAATIAGAWFFQLVLEILPCPLCLEQRYAYYLAIPLGALTALAARSGAPRPLLLAGLAILILATLANAGLGAYHSGVEWGFWQGPTDCSGPVVNLGNAGDLFSRLDTVKVVRCDEVQWRFLGLSLAGYNVLISLLMAAIAAWGFVRTAKR from the coding sequence GTGACGACCCAGAGTGCCGCAATACCAGCGTTCAAGCCGGACAGCGCCGGTCCCGCGCTGACGGCGTCGCTGCTCGTCACGCTGATTGCCGCAGCAACCATCGCGGGCGCCTGGTTCTTCCAACTGGTGCTGGAGATCCTGCCCTGTCCGCTCTGCCTGGAGCAGCGTTACGCCTATTATCTCGCGATCCCGCTCGGCGCCCTCACGGCGCTTGCGGCCAGGAGCGGCGCGCCGCGGCCGCTGCTGCTCGCGGGCCTTGCGATCCTCATCCTGGCGACGCTCGCCAATGCCGGTCTCGGCGCCTACCACTCCGGTGTCGAATGGGGATTTTGGCAGGGGCCGACCGACTGCTCCGGTCCCGTCGTCAATCTCGGCAACGCTGGCGACCTTTTCTCGCGGCTCGACACGGTGAAGGTGGTCCGCTGCGACGAGGTGCAGTGGCGCTTCCTCGGCCTCTCGCTGGCCGGCTATAACGTGCTGATCTCGCTGTTGATGGCCGCGATCGCCGCGTGGGGATTCGTGCGGACGGCGAAGCGCTAG
- a CDS encoding AbrB family transcriptional regulator, with protein sequence MKQIVASLPFEWPSRANVLSTMETLVIGTVGGLAFLLAGLPGGLISGSMIAVGIAAIAGRQLALPPILTQTVLVLLGISLGSVVSRHLIQQVSAYPVTIGLLALATFCSTFGSSYYLQRVHGWDRTSAFLAGSPGALSQITILAVERGADLPGIAVVQTMRVIILTAALPMVLAIAGVAPSAAPSLTTTIASPLDLVVLVAASLAAALFLRLIKFPASWMFGAMIASSALHGADWVEGGLPNWVRGVALVGIGALIGSRFARMRIKTLAGHINAALGSFTVAIAVSAIFVGIVALTTQVKFSDVVVAFAPGAMDAMLALALTLHIDPIFVGAHHLSRFVFVTIATPGIVHLFGRTQDDVDD encoded by the coding sequence GTGAAACAAATCGTCGCCTCCCTGCCGTTCGAATGGCCGAGCCGTGCCAACGTCTTGAGCACGATGGAGACGCTTGTCATCGGCACCGTCGGCGGCCTCGCGTTTCTGCTCGCCGGCCTTCCCGGCGGGCTGATCTCGGGCTCGATGATCGCGGTCGGGATCGCCGCAATCGCCGGCCGCCAGCTGGCGCTGCCGCCGATCCTGACCCAGACCGTGCTGGTGCTGCTCGGCATTTCGCTGGGCTCGGTCGTCTCGCGTCATTTGATCCAGCAGGTCAGCGCCTATCCCGTCACCATCGGACTGCTTGCGCTCGCGACCTTCTGCTCGACCTTCGGCTCGAGCTATTACCTCCAGCGCGTCCATGGCTGGGACCGCACCTCGGCCTTCCTTGCCGGCAGCCCCGGCGCGCTGTCGCAGATCACGATCCTGGCGGTCGAGCGCGGCGCCGACCTGCCGGGCATCGCGGTGGTGCAGACCATGCGCGTCATCATCCTCACCGCGGCGCTGCCGATGGTGCTGGCGATTGCAGGCGTCGCGCCCTCTGCCGCACCGTCGCTGACGACGACCATCGCCTCGCCGCTCGACCTCGTGGTGCTGGTCGCGGCTTCGCTCGCTGCGGCGCTCTTCCTGCGGCTGATCAAGTTTCCGGCCAGCTGGATGTTCGGCGCGATGATCGCCTCCAGCGCGCTGCATGGCGCCGACTGGGTCGAGGGCGGTCTGCCGAACTGGGTACGCGGCGTCGCGCTGGTCGGGATCGGCGCCCTGATCGGCAGCCGTTTTGCGCGGATGCGGATCAAGACGCTTGCAGGTCACATCAATGCGGCGCTGGGGTCGTTCACTGTGGCCATCGCGGTCTCCGCCATCTTCGTCGGCATCGTCGCGCTCACCACGCAAGTGAAGTTTTCCGACGTCGTCGTCGCCTTCGCGCCGGGCGCGATGGATGCGATGCTGGCGCTGGCCCTGACGCTGCACATCGATCCGATCTTCGTCGGCGCCCATCACCTGTCGCGCTTCGTCTTCGTGACGATCGCAACCCCCGGTATCGTACACCTGTTCGGGCGCACGCAGGATGACGTGGATGATTGA
- a CDS encoding PsiF family protein — MTFTSRLAAIALASVLVTGTAFAQTAAPAAKTDAKTDAAAATADKKASKERSAESLECSKQADAKGLKGKERKKFRRECKKEAKAGTAAPAADKK, encoded by the coding sequence ATGACCTTCACGTCCCGCCTCGCCGCCATCGCGCTCGCCTCCGTGCTCGTCACCGGCACCGCCTTCGCACAGACCGCCGCGCCGGCAGCCAAGACCGATGCAAAGACCGACGCTGCCGCCGCCACCGCCGACAAGAAGGCGTCGAAGGAGCGTTCGGCGGAATCGCTCGAATGCTCCAAGCAGGCGGACGCCAAGGGATTGAAGGGCAAGGAGCGCAAGAAATTCCGCCGCGAGTGCAAGAAGGAAGCGAAGGCCGGCACCGCCGCCCCCGCCGCCGACAAGAAGTAA